The Shinella zoogloeoides genome includes a region encoding these proteins:
- a CDS encoding efflux RND transporter permease subunit, with product MSLSQFCIRRPVATLLLSIAMVVAGLFAYVNLPVAALPRADFPVINVSASLPGASAETMAQSVATPLIKQFSTIAGIDSISTTNALGSTSIAIQFELTRDIDAAAADVQAAITRTQRQLPPEMTNPPSYRKVNPADAPILLLALRSDTVPLTRLDAFAEDVISPTLSTLDGVAQVSVLGSQQYAVRIQIDPDALAARGISVPALQQAITDANSDTPLGTLRSEGRQLTIVTDGGLENAAAFSKIIVSNGAGGPVRLGDVTKVVDSVANTQVASWYDGSRAIILAVQRQPDANTVAVVDRVQTMLETFRQQLPAGASLETLNDRSRSIRAAVSDVQFTLMLTIGLVVMVIFLFIRRLRATLIPAVAVPVSIIATFAVMYLLGLSIDNISLMALTISVGLVVDDAIVMLENIVRHMEEEGKGAFQAALDGASEIGFTIIAISLSLVAVFLPILLMGGVVGKIFNEFAVVVTVAILASAFVSLTLTPMLAARLPKGAMPTEGVQERGIGGWLEKGFAKVLSGYDRGLAFCLRFRFAVLLVFFATIAVTVYQVSTIPKGFFPQEDIGQLQVTTQARPDISFDAMSALQAKVEDVFRNSPYVANVGSSVGASGQSSLLNSGRLFVELKPKTERPALATVLRDLRRQLSTIAGVQTFMSPAQNLSIGARGSASQYQLVVQSLDQDKMNEWSGKLVDAMRAEPAFFLDVNSDLQNSAPQARLVVDKDKAAALGVDTGTLRSALYGGFGSQQISTIFSASDSYDVIMELDPAIHWSPERLEQMEVPAGGGKLVPIGAFAHMEMTAGLLTVNQLGQLPAVTLSYNLPAGVPLDASMAEIARLKAEIGLPADVSTQYYGTAKTFQDSVANQGLLILAAVLTIYIVLGILYESFIHPLTILSGLPSAVSGALLAIGVSGFDLSVIAVIGLLMLIGIVKKNAIMMIDVALTLQRQGLAARDAIHKACLLRFRPIMMTTLAAIMGTLPIALGSGASSELRQPLGVAVVGGLIVSQTLTLFVTPVIYLYMEGLKDAVRRLFGGTRKSAPADALSVRVSSES from the coding sequence ATGTCGCTCTCGCAATTCTGCATCCGCCGCCCCGTCGCCACGCTGCTCCTGTCGATCGCCATGGTCGTCGCCGGCCTCTTCGCCTATGTGAATCTTCCGGTCGCGGCGCTGCCGCGCGCCGATTTCCCGGTCATCAACGTCTCGGCCTCGCTGCCCGGCGCCTCGGCCGAGACGATGGCGCAGTCGGTGGCCACGCCCCTCATCAAGCAGTTCTCGACCATCGCCGGCATCGACAGCATCTCTACCACGAACGCGCTCGGCAGCACCTCCATCGCCATCCAGTTCGAGCTGACCCGCGACATCGACGCCGCGGCCGCCGACGTACAGGCTGCGATCACCCGCACGCAGCGCCAGCTTCCGCCGGAAATGACCAATCCGCCGAGCTACCGCAAGGTCAATCCCGCCGATGCGCCGATCCTGCTGCTGGCCCTCAGAAGCGACACCGTTCCGCTGACCCGCCTCGACGCCTTCGCCGAGGACGTCATCTCCCCGACGCTATCGACGCTCGACGGCGTGGCGCAGGTCTCGGTTCTCGGCAGCCAGCAATATGCGGTGCGCATCCAGATCGACCCGGATGCGCTGGCCGCCCGCGGCATCTCGGTTCCCGCGCTCCAGCAGGCGATCACCGACGCCAACAGCGACACGCCCCTCGGTACGCTCCGGTCCGAGGGGCGGCAACTGACCATCGTCACCGACGGCGGCCTCGAGAATGCGGCCGCCTTCTCGAAGATCATCGTCAGCAACGGCGCGGGCGGCCCCGTGCGGCTCGGCGACGTGACGAAGGTTGTCGATTCCGTCGCCAATACGCAGGTGGCGAGCTGGTACGACGGTTCGCGCGCCATCATCCTCGCCGTGCAGCGCCAGCCGGATGCCAACACCGTCGCCGTGGTGGACCGTGTTCAGACCATGCTGGAGACCTTTCGCCAGCAGTTGCCTGCCGGCGCGAGCCTGGAGACGCTGAACGACCGCTCCCGCTCCATCCGCGCGGCCGTCAGCGACGTGCAGTTCACACTGATGCTGACGATCGGCCTCGTCGTGATGGTGATCTTCCTGTTCATCCGGCGCCTGCGGGCGACGCTGATCCCGGCCGTCGCCGTGCCCGTCTCCATCATCGCCACCTTCGCGGTGATGTATCTGCTCGGCCTTTCCATCGACAACATATCGCTGATGGCGCTCACCATTTCCGTCGGTCTCGTGGTCGATGACGCCATCGTGATGCTGGAGAATATCGTTCGGCACATGGAGGAAGAGGGCAAGGGCGCCTTCCAGGCGGCGCTCGACGGCGCGTCGGAGATCGGCTTCACCATCATCGCGATCTCCCTCTCCCTCGTCGCGGTCTTCCTGCCGATCCTCCTGATGGGCGGCGTCGTCGGCAAGATCTTCAACGAATTCGCTGTGGTGGTCACGGTCGCGATCCTCGCCTCGGCCTTCGTCTCCCTGACCCTGACGCCCATGCTCGCCGCCCGCCTCCCCAAAGGGGCGATGCCCACCGAAGGCGTGCAGGAGCGCGGCATCGGCGGCTGGCTGGAGAAAGGCTTCGCCAAGGTCCTTTCCGGTTACGACCGGGGCCTTGCGTTTTGCCTGCGCTTCCGCTTCGCGGTCCTTCTCGTCTTCTTCGCCACGATCGCCGTCACGGTCTATCAGGTCTCGACGATCCCGAAGGGGTTCTTCCCGCAGGAGGATATCGGCCAGCTCCAGGTCACCACGCAGGCACGGCCCGACATTTCCTTCGACGCCATGTCCGCCCTGCAGGCCAAGGTCGAGGACGTCTTCCGCAACTCGCCCTATGTCGCCAATGTCGGAAGCTCGGTCGGCGCCTCCGGTCAATCCTCGCTGCTGAATTCCGGCCGACTTTTCGTGGAACTCAAGCCGAAGACCGAGCGCCCCGCGCTTGCAACCGTGCTGCGGGACCTGCGCCGGCAGCTCTCCACCATCGCCGGCGTCCAGACCTTCATGTCGCCGGCCCAAAACCTCTCCATCGGCGCGCGCGGTTCGGCGAGCCAGTACCAGCTCGTGGTCCAGAGCCTCGACCAGGACAAGATGAACGAATGGTCGGGCAAGCTCGTCGACGCGATGCGCGCCGAGCCGGCTTTCTTCCTCGATGTCAATTCCGACCTGCAAAACAGCGCGCCGCAGGCACGCCTTGTTGTCGACAAGGACAAGGCGGCCGCGCTCGGCGTCGACACGGGCACCTTGCGCAGCGCGCTTTACGGCGGCTTCGGCTCCCAGCAGATCAGCACCATCTTCTCGGCATCCGACAGCTATGACGTGATCATGGAACTCGATCCCGCCATCCACTGGTCGCCGGAGCGGCTGGAGCAGATGGAGGTGCCCGCCGGCGGCGGCAAGCTCGTGCCGATCGGCGCCTTCGCGCATATGGAGATGACGGCGGGCCTTCTCACCGTCAACCAGCTCGGCCAGCTTCCGGCCGTCACCCTTTCCTACAACCTGCCCGCCGGGGTGCCGCTCGACGCCAGCATGGCCGAGATCGCCCGCCTGAAGGCCGAAATCGGCCTGCCCGCCGATGTCTCCACGCAATATTACGGCACGGCGAAGACCTTCCAGGATTCCGTCGCCAACCAGGGGCTGCTGATCCTTGCGGCAGTCCTGACCATCTACATCGTGCTCGGCATCCTCTACGAGAGCTTCATCCATCCGCTGACCATCCTCTCGGGCCTGCCATCGGCCGTATCGGGCGCGCTCCTCGCCATCGGCGTCTCGGGCTTCGACCTCTCGGTCATCGCGGTGATCGGCCTCCTGATGCTCATCGGCATCGTCAAGAAGAACGCCATCATGATGATCGATGTCGCGCTGACGCTGCAGCGGCAGGGGCTTGCTGCGCGCGACGCCATCCACAAGGCCTGCCTGCTGCGTTTCCGCCCGATCATGATGACGACGCTGGCGGCGATCATGGGCACGTTGCCCATCGCGCTCGGCAGCGGCGCCAGTTCCGAGCTCCGCCAGCCCCTCGGCGTGGCCGTGGTCGGCGGCCTGATCGTCTCGCAGACCCTGACGCTCTTCGTGACGCCGGTGATCTACCTCTACATGGAGGGGCTCAAGGATGCGGTCCGCAGGCTCTTCGGCGGCACGAGGAAGAGCGCACCCGCCGATGCGCTTTCCGTCAGGGTGTCGTCCGAGTCCTGA
- a CDS encoding YceI family protein, whose protein sequence is MLRITAFAFAFGLSTAAFAAPTDPAPGGAYKTDPSHSSFNWSFNHSGLSHYTARFTRVDARLDWKPERPEASTLSVTIDPLSVRTDYPWPEKVDFDREIGGEETFLADKPITFVSKSVHVTGEKTGTVEGLLTFRGETHPAKLDVTFNGSMAEHPMMGVPKIGFSATGSIKRSEWGLDFAIPELGDEVTFAIETQMVPADYAFE, encoded by the coding sequence ATGCTTCGCATCACCGCATTCGCCTTCGCATTTGGCCTGAGCACCGCCGCATTTGCCGCCCCCACCGACCCGGCGCCGGGCGGGGCCTACAAGACCGACCCATCGCATTCGAGCTTCAACTGGTCGTTCAACCATTCCGGTCTGTCGCACTATACGGCGCGCTTCACCAGGGTCGATGCGCGCCTCGACTGGAAGCCGGAAAGGCCGGAAGCCTCGACGCTCTCGGTCACCATCGATCCCCTCTCGGTCCGCACCGACTATCCCTGGCCGGAGAAGGTGGATTTCGACAGGGAAATCGGCGGCGAGGAGACGTTCCTGGCGGACAAGCCCATCACCTTCGTCTCGAAAAGCGTTCATGTGACGGGCGAGAAGACGGGCACCGTCGAGGGTCTCTTGACCTTCCGGGGCGAGACGCATCCGGCGAAACTCGACGTCACCTTCAACGGCTCGATGGCCGAGCACCCGATGATGGGCGTGCCGAAGATCGGCTTCTCGGCGACCGGCAGCATCAAGCGCAGCGAATGGGGTCTGGACTTCGCCATTCCCGAACTCGGCGATGAGGTCACCTTCGCCATCGAGACGCAGATGGTTCCCGCCGACTACGCCTTCGAGTGA
- a CDS encoding arylamine N-acetyltransferase family protein, translated as MTHVPSNENAMTLTAAQLDAYLARIGMERPARLDVSSLSRLHRAHLMTFTWEALDAFMGWPSSVAPAAAFAKMVEGRRGGWCYEMNGLFGAALAALGFCVTRLCGGVDRERLGDIAIGNHLTLRVDLDRPYLAEVGIADAIVEPVPLAAGPISQRGFDFSIVPADGGWLRFNNHVRGIAKSFDFRPDHSDEAAMAATQGWLMQDPGSPFTNALAILRHTADGYVALQNDCLRRVTAASLTEQRITSADQLADTFGIVFDLDVPNPARVFERLQAIGRDKAA; from the coding sequence ATGACGCACGTGCCTTCGAACGAAAACGCAATGACCCTGACTGCCGCGCAACTCGACGCCTATCTCGCCCGCATCGGAATGGAGCGGCCGGCCCGCCTCGATGTCTCAAGCCTGTCGCGGCTGCACCGCGCCCATCTGATGACCTTCACCTGGGAGGCGCTGGACGCCTTCATGGGCTGGCCGTCCTCTGTCGCCCCGGCCGCGGCCTTTGCGAAGATGGTCGAGGGGCGGCGCGGCGGCTGGTGCTACGAGATGAACGGCCTCTTCGGTGCGGCGCTTGCTGCCCTCGGTTTCTGCGTGACCCGTCTTTGCGGCGGCGTCGACCGGGAAAGGCTCGGCGATATCGCCATCGGCAACCACCTGACGCTGCGGGTCGATCTCGACCGTCCCTACCTCGCCGAGGTCGGCATCGCGGATGCCATCGTCGAGCCGGTTCCGCTTGCCGCCGGACCGATCAGCCAGCGCGGCTTCGACTTCTCGATCGTGCCGGCCGACGGCGGCTGGCTGCGCTTCAACAACCATGTGCGCGGCATCGCGAAGAGCTTCGACTTCCGGCCCGACCATAGCGACGAGGCCGCGATGGCCGCCACGCAGGGCTGGCTGATGCAGGATCCCGGCTCGCCGTTCACCAATGCGCTCGCGATCCTGCGACACACGGCGGACGGCTATGTCGCCCTGCAGAACGACTGTCTGCGTCGGGTGACAGCGGCAAGCCTCACCGAGCAGCGCATCACCAGCGCCGACCAGCTCGCCGATACGTTCGGGATCGTGTTCGATCTCGACGTTCCAAATCCGGCCCGTGTCTTCGAGCGCCTTCAGGCCATCGGCCGCGACAAGGCCGCCTGA
- a CDS encoding cupin domain-containing protein, with protein MKNFTHAAISPSGHGTPAMAFGRHVIRMMAANTGGSLGMFEAFVPAGEGPPLHAHEREDEFFRVLAGRFGFWCAGDYVELTEGGCIALPRGVPHRFCNVGQTEGRLMVVVTPGGFESFFPIVELCKPGTPEEIASLAKDFGLTFPPDDDRKVA; from the coding sequence ATGAAAAACTTCACCCACGCGGCGATATCGCCTTCTGGGCACGGGACGCCGGCCATGGCATTCGGCAGGCATGTCATCCGCATGATGGCGGCCAATACGGGCGGTTCGCTCGGCATGTTCGAGGCATTCGTGCCGGCCGGCGAAGGTCCGCCGCTGCATGCGCACGAGCGTGAGGACGAGTTCTTCCGCGTCCTTGCCGGCCGCTTCGGCTTCTGGTGCGCCGGCGACTATGTCGAACTGACGGAAGGCGGCTGCATCGCCCTGCCGCGCGGCGTGCCGCACCGCTTCTGCAATGTCGGGCAGACGGAGGGGCGCCTGATGGTCGTCGTCACGCCGGGCGGCTTCGAAAGCTTCTTTCCGATCGTCGAACTCTGCAAGCCCGGGACGCCCGAAGAGATCGCATCCCTTGCGAAGGATTTCGGCCTGACCTTCCCGCCCGACGACGACCGCAAGGTCGCCTGA
- a CDS encoding pyridoxamine 5'-phosphate oxidase family protein — protein sequence MRLDDRLIDFFTRPLMCIVAAADAARRPSAGRGIGFRLLEGRETIDVMFSAWQWPRLETCIQQTERLAATFVSPSDYVSFQLKGSATMRNTEPRDLEHADRFIVAATNELESLGVSDHLIAPWLTAREARVARLAISEIYVQTPGPLAGMLAGARS from the coding sequence GTGCGGCTCGACGACAGGCTTATCGACTTTTTCACTCGACCGCTGATGTGCATCGTCGCGGCGGCCGACGCGGCGCGCCGGCCATCGGCCGGGCGCGGCATCGGTTTCCGGCTCCTCGAAGGCCGCGAGACAATCGACGTCATGTTTTCCGCCTGGCAATGGCCGCGGCTCGAAACCTGCATCCAGCAGACGGAGCGGCTGGCCGCCACCTTTGTCAGCCCATCGGACTATGTCAGCTTCCAGCTCAAGGGCTCTGCTACGATGCGGAACACAGAGCCACGTGACCTCGAACATGCCGACCGGTTCATCGTGGCGGCGACGAACGAACTCGAGTCGCTCGGCGTCTCCGACCATCTCATCGCGCCGTGGCTGACCGCGCGGGAGGCGCGGGTCGCCCGGCTTGCGATCAGCGAAATCTATGTACAGACCCCCGGCCCCCTCGCGGGCATGCTGGCAGGCGCGAGGTCCTGA
- a CDS encoding GAF domain-containing protein: MSLRLSDLSACFEGVIPSIIATASADGMPNISYLSHVVRMDEEHVALSNQFFAKTAANVRANPKVTLILVDGFTGDQFLLDIGFVRSVDAGPLFDKIARQLKASSAQVGMSDVMRLKSADIFRVHGIEKVPSPVETMPAMGGRPPVSLPALSAAIKAIERQAEADEIIDSLLCGVERVLGYGNALVLIHDGHRGCLITTGSIGYPRSGLGSEIAGSEGMIGAAATSGQTVKVSDMSRVRRFGEAIGLDAEKEEEATRSIAFPHLPTVMSQIAVPMLARGAVTGVLFVESEQRLAFREEDEAALEILAGQAASALRASEREAAATEPGQVLPLLRPAAGREIRVAHHRFDDSVFIDGTYIVKGVAGMLLRLMLEWHLNEGRSEFTNREMRLAAGARMPEIKDNLETRLLLLRRRLEEKQAPVRLVRVGRGRVRLEAEGPLVLDAAAGDQPHGGAAM, translated from the coding sequence ATGAGCTTGCGTCTTTCCGACCTTTCCGCCTGCTTCGAGGGTGTCATCCCCTCCATCATCGCCACCGCCTCGGCCGATGGCATGCCGAACATTTCCTATCTTTCCCATGTGGTGCGGATGGATGAGGAGCACGTCGCGCTCTCCAACCAGTTCTTCGCCAAGACGGCGGCGAATGTGCGCGCCAATCCCAAGGTCACGCTGATCCTCGTCGACGGCTTCACCGGCGACCAGTTCCTGCTCGACATCGGCTTCGTGCGCTCCGTCGATGCCGGACCGCTCTTCGACAAGATCGCCCGCCAGTTGAAAGCAAGCAGCGCGCAGGTCGGCATGTCGGACGTCATGCGGCTGAAAAGCGCCGATATCTTCCGCGTGCACGGCATCGAGAAGGTCCCATCGCCGGTGGAGACCATGCCGGCGATGGGAGGCCGGCCTCCCGTGAGCCTTCCCGCCCTTTCGGCGGCGATCAAGGCCATCGAGCGACAGGCCGAGGCGGACGAGATCATCGACAGCCTGCTGTGCGGCGTCGAACGCGTTCTCGGATACGGTAATGCGCTCGTCCTGATCCACGACGGCCACCGCGGCTGCCTGATCACCACCGGCAGCATCGGCTATCCGCGCTCGGGGCTCGGCTCGGAGATCGCCGGCAGCGAAGGCATGATCGGTGCCGCGGCGACGAGCGGCCAGACGGTCAAGGTCAGCGACATGAGCCGTGTGCGCCGGTTCGGCGAAGCCATCGGCCTCGACGCGGAGAAAGAGGAAGAGGCGACACGCAGCATCGCCTTCCCGCACCTGCCGACCGTCATGAGCCAGATCGCCGTTCCGATGCTTGCCCGCGGCGCCGTGACGGGCGTGCTTTTCGTCGAAAGCGAGCAACGGCTGGCTTTCCGCGAGGAAGACGAGGCGGCTCTCGAAATCCTGGCGGGACAGGCAGCGAGCGCTCTGAGGGCCAGCGAGCGGGAAGCGGCCGCCACCGAACCGGGGCAGGTGCTCCCCCTGCTCCGACCGGCGGCCGGCCGGGAAATTCGCGTCGCCCATCACCGTTTCGACGATAGCGTCTTCATCGACGGCACCTATATCGTGAAGGGCGTTGCCGGCATGCTGCTGCGCCTCATGCTGGAATGGCACCTGAACGAGGGGCGCAGCGAATTCACGAACCGGGAAATGCGGCTTGCCGCCGGCGCCCGTATGCCGGAAATCAAGGACAATCTCGAAACCCGCCTCCTCCTGCTCAGGCGCCGGCTCGAGGAAAAGCAGGCGCCCGTCCGCCTCGTTCGCGTCGGCAGGGGCCGCGTCCGGCTGGAGGCGGAAGGACCGCTCGTCCTCGACGCCGCCGCGGGCGATCAGCCACACGGTGGCGCCGCAATGTGA
- a CDS encoding DMT family transporter, whose protein sequence is MSPKTRGYLFAFLAICIFAGQDAITKYLGDRYPALFITMIRFWAFALFVFGFAATSPGGVRAAIRTRRPWLQIVRGLLLVAEIVIIVFSYVHAGLAMSQSIFQATPLIITVLSIPLLGEAVGWRRGTAVLIGLLGVLVIINPVDIHFDMSLLLPLAASVLFALYSIATRAVSREDTAVTSLFYAGVAGAVAISLIGPFYWSTVKPSDWFALAALCVCGTLSHYFLIRAYGLLPAAEVQPVTYFQLVLNVIVAVSLFGENVTLNMVIGALIVVGAGLFTIWREHQLAKRS, encoded by the coding sequence ATGAGCCCCAAGACCCGCGGCTATCTTTTTGCCTTCCTGGCGATCTGCATCTTTGCCGGCCAGGATGCGATCACCAAGTATCTCGGCGATCGCTACCCGGCGCTCTTCATCACCATGATACGGTTCTGGGCGTTCGCGCTCTTCGTGTTCGGCTTTGCCGCCACCTCGCCGGGCGGCGTAAGGGCGGCCATCCGCACGCGGCGGCCCTGGCTGCAGATCGTCCGCGGGCTCCTGCTCGTCGCGGAGATCGTCATCATCGTCTTTTCCTATGTGCATGCCGGGCTGGCCATGAGCCAGTCGATCTTCCAGGCGACGCCGCTCATCATCACCGTCCTGTCGATCCCCCTTCTCGGGGAAGCCGTCGGCTGGCGCCGCGGTACGGCGGTGCTGATCGGCCTTCTCGGGGTGCTGGTGATCATCAATCCCGTCGACATCCATTTCGACATGTCGCTGCTCCTGCCGCTGGCCGCATCAGTGCTGTTCGCGCTCTACAGCATCGCGACGCGCGCGGTGAGCCGCGAGGATACGGCGGTGACGAGCCTTTTCTATGCCGGCGTCGCCGGCGCCGTGGCGATCTCGCTGATCGGGCCGTTCTACTGGAGCACGGTAAAGCCTTCCGACTGGTTCGCCCTTGCCGCGCTCTGCGTCTGCGGCACCCTCAGCCACTATTTCCTCATCCGCGCCTACGGGCTGCTGCCGGCCGCCGAAGTCCAGCCGGTGACCTATTTCCAACTGGTGCTCAACGTCATCGTCGCTGTCAGCCTCTTCGGCGAGAACGTCACCCTGAACATGGTCATCGGCGCCCTCATCGTCGTCGGCGCCGGCCTCTTCACCATCTGGCGCGAACACCAACTGGCAAAGCGGTCGTAG
- a CDS encoding antibiotic biosynthesis monooxygenase has product MLIQMVSINVKPGHADEFLEAFRINYEGTRLEPGNLRFDVLRNPEDEHSFVIYEVFRSPEALDEHRKTPHYQECVRRIDPILAGPRTKTFYKVEMADFLAA; this is encoded by the coding sequence ATGCTCATCCAGATGGTCAGCATCAATGTCAAACCGGGCCACGCCGATGAATTTCTGGAGGCCTTCCGCATCAATTACGAGGGCACGCGGCTTGAGCCGGGCAACCTGCGCTTCGATGTGCTGCGCAATCCCGAGGACGAGCACAGCTTCGTCATCTACGAGGTGTTCAGGTCGCCCGAAGCGCTCGACGAGCATCGCAAGACGCCGCACTATCAGGAATGCGTGCGCCGGATCGACCCCATTCTGGCCGGTCCGCGGACGAAGACCTTCTACAAGGTCGAGATGGCGGACTTCCTGGCCGCGTGA
- the lsrK gene encoding autoinducer-2 kinase, with protein MTTSYLLAVDAGTGSGRAVIFDENGNQIASAQHEWWHKADPRFPGSMDFDVEGNWSLLSRAIRQAISEAGIAAADIRAVSATSMREAIVAYDRSGREIWACANVDSRAVSEVRDLKRDFPGLERDLYAETGQTFALGALPRLLWLKRNLPDVYARIDRISMLSDWVLARLSGVIASDPSNAGTTGLYSLTKRDWLPEATAKAGMRGDIFPESVEPGTVIGRVTEKAADETGLAASTPVVMGGGDCQSGAAAIGVVNEGDCAVLGGTFWQQVVNVGPAVSDPSMDLRINPHVVTGLNQAEAISFFVGIVMRWFRDGFGAEEVAAAGPGGDAYRLLEEKAAGVPVGAYGIIPVFSDVMHYGNWYHAAPSLLNLSIDPEKSGKAAIFRALQENAAIVAARNLSAIFKLSGKTPDKIVFAAGASKSAHWSQILSDATGLPVVTPVVKEATALGCAAAAAIGIGLRRDFVEAAEGWVRWDRRFEPNFDHKAIYDEAGERWARAYALQRQLVDEGVTTAMWKAPGL; from the coding sequence ATGACGACTTCATACCTGCTGGCCGTCGACGCCGGCACCGGCAGCGGCCGCGCCGTCATCTTCGACGAGAACGGCAACCAGATCGCCAGCGCCCAGCACGAATGGTGGCACAAGGCCGATCCGCGCTTTCCCGGCTCCATGGATTTCGATGTGGAGGGAAACTGGTCGCTGCTCTCGCGCGCCATCCGGCAGGCGATATCCGAGGCCGGCATCGCGGCCGCCGATATCCGCGCCGTCAGCGCCACCAGCATGCGCGAGGCCATCGTCGCCTATGACCGCAGCGGGCGGGAGATCTGGGCCTGCGCCAATGTCGACAGCCGCGCCGTCAGCGAAGTGCGTGACCTGAAGCGCGACTTTCCGGGCCTCGAACGCGACCTCTATGCCGAGACCGGCCAGACCTTCGCGCTCGGCGCCCTGCCGCGCCTTCTCTGGCTGAAGCGCAACCTGCCGGACGTCTATGCCCGCATCGACCGGATCAGCATGCTCTCCGACTGGGTTCTGGCGCGCCTTTCCGGCGTCATCGCCAGCGATCCCTCCAATGCCGGCACCACCGGCCTCTACAGCCTGACGAAACGCGACTGGTTGCCGGAGGCCACGGCGAAGGCCGGCATGCGCGGTGACATCTTCCCCGAAAGCGTCGAGCCGGGCACCGTCATCGGCCGCGTCACCGAAAAGGCGGCGGACGAGACCGGCCTTGCCGCCAGCACGCCGGTCGTCATGGGCGGCGGCGATTGCCAGAGCGGGGCTGCGGCCATCGGCGTCGTCAACGAGGGCGACTGCGCGGTGCTCGGCGGCACCTTCTGGCAGCAGGTAGTCAATGTCGGCCCCGCCGTCTCCGACCCGTCGATGGACCTGCGCATCAACCCGCATGTCGTGACCGGTCTCAACCAGGCCGAGGCGATCAGCTTCTTCGTCGGCATCGTCATGCGCTGGTTCCGCGATGGTTTTGGCGCGGAGGAAGTGGCCGCGGCCGGGCCGGGCGGCGATGCCTACCGGCTGCTGGAGGAGAAGGCGGCGGGCGTGCCCGTCGGCGCCTACGGCATCATCCCGGTCTTCTCCGACGTCATGCATTACGGCAACTGGTATCACGCAGCCCCGTCGCTGCTGAACCTGTCCATCGACCCGGAAAAATCCGGCAAGGCCGCGATCTTCCGCGCCTTGCAGGAAAACGCCGCCATCGTCGCCGCCCGCAACCTGTCGGCCATCTTCAAGCTCTCCGGCAAGACGCCGGACAAGATCGTCTTCGCTGCCGGCGCTTCGAAATCGGCCCACTGGTCCCAAATCCTGTCTGACGCGACGGGCCTTCCGGTCGTCACTCCCGTCGTCAAGGAGGCGACGGCGCTTGGCTGCGCGGCCGCCGCCGCCATCGGCATCGGCCTTCGCCGCGATTTCGTCGAGGCGGCCGAGGGCTGGGTGCGCTGGGACAGGCGCTTTGAACCGAATTTCGATCACAAGGCCATCTACGACGAGGCCGGCGAACGCTGGGCGCGGGCCTATGCGCTGCAACGCCAGCTCGTCGACGAGGGCGTCACCACGGCCATGTGGAAAGCGCCGGGCCTTTGA
- a CDS encoding sugar-binding transcriptional regulator: protein MASDNGEWSYADTDEEILTRIAWYYYNDGLTQNEIGEKLNMSRIKVSRLLESGRRSGIIQVRINSRYQGCLALERQIKERYGLLEAYVVPQLPDQDPSDRLGQAAAQFLMQRLQTDDLLAVGWGATVSNTIQRLGHLANERNIGLVSLTGGVGTYVDGMRTANWGSGVHLVPAPLVVRDPDVARNLSSEPAVANLLDMALNATYQLVGIGELSAASTVVRSGYVSPDEVEPLRRKGAVGDILCQFYNERGEPLDLPLHDRVIGVKLAALSRAEKVVAAAGGIHKVGAIHAALRGKFVGILITDETTAAGLIEIKD from the coding sequence ATGGCGTCGGACAACGGGGAATGGAGCTACGCCGATACGGACGAGGAGATTCTCACCCGTATCGCCTGGTACTACTACAACGACGGGCTGACGCAGAACGAGATCGGCGAAAAGCTCAACATGTCGCGCATCAAGGTCTCGCGCCTGCTCGAAAGCGGCCGCCGCTCGGGCATCATCCAGGTGCGCATCAATTCGCGCTATCAGGGCTGCCTTGCGCTGGAGCGGCAGATCAAGGAGCGCTACGGGCTGCTCGAGGCCTATGTCGTGCCGCAGCTTCCCGATCAGGACCCGAGCGACCGGCTGGGGCAGGCGGCCGCGCAGTTCCTCATGCAGCGCTTGCAGACGGACGACCTTCTGGCAGTCGGCTGGGGCGCTACCGTATCCAACACCATCCAGCGGCTCGGCCATCTCGCCAATGAGCGCAATATCGGCCTCGTCAGTCTCACCGGCGGCGTCGGCACCTATGTCGACGGCATGCGCACGGCCAATTGGGGCAGCGGCGTGCATCTGGTGCCCGCGCCCCTCGTCGTGCGCGACCCCGACGTGGCGCGCAACCTGTCTTCGGAGCCGGCGGTTGCCAACCTCCTCGACATGGCGCTCAACGCCACCTACCAGCTCGTCGGCATCGGCGAGCTTTCCGCCGCCTCCACCGTCGTGCGTTCGGGCTATGTCAGCCCCGACGAGGTGGAGCCGCTGCGCCGCAAGGGTGCGGTCGGCGATATCCTCTGCCAGTTCTACAACGAGCGCGGCGAACCGCTCGACCTGCCGCTGCACGACCGGGTGATCGGCGTGAAGCTCGCGGCGCTGTCGCGCGCCGAAAAGGTCGTGGCGGCGGCGGGCGGCATTCACAAGGTCGGGGCCATCCACGCGGCGCTGCGCGGAAAATTCGTCGGCATCCTCATCACCGACGAGACGACGGCCGCCGGCCTCATCGAGATCAAGGACTGA